One window from the genome of Streptomyces sp. NBC_00287 encodes:
- a CDS encoding helicase C-terminal domain-containing protein — MSDPASPPRSLAEALRARDDASLAVLLRARPDLITPVPTDLTQLATRAGTRASVVRALERLDRFALQTAEALAVAADPAPYEELLGLMAGDEGDPAVEGALPRAVALLRDQALVWGDDDRLRLVRTALELLTPTPQHPSPTGLGPAVREATSGMSPGRIQEIVTAAGLPSTHDAVSAVTALTALFTDRHRMSALLAGAPAESLEVLTRLIWGPPYGQVTADPAPRLRWLLDRGLLLPTTPGTVVLPREVALHLRGGHAHRATEPLPPPVEATAMHRPQVVDATAAGQAYTALATVEELLKDWDEGGPAVLRAGGLSVRDLKRTAVALDVSEPVAAFWVELTYAAGLLASDGEADERYAATPAYDEWLERSPDRRWTQLAEAWLTATRTSGLVGGRDAKDRTLSALGPGLDRSAAPEVRHRVLTLLAGLSEGAAPSAESVLARLRWERPLRGPQTGDDLRGQLAQWTLAEAEMLGVTGRGALSAHGRALLGAPEPRHQQEPPTGPGDKLPVHHRPTPTTAPLTPPEQATASAAAARLLAPLLPEPLDHVLLQADLTAVAPGPLERPLADMLGVLADVESKGGATVFRFTPGSVRRALDAGQSASDLHAFLAAHSRTPVPQPLTYLIDDVARKHGHLRVGAASAYVRCDDDALLNEILADKRAAGLRLRRLAPTVLATQADPAALLDGLRAMGFAPAAESAEGDVLITRALSHRTPPRTAPEPVPEGPPIPDSTLLSAAIRAIRAGDMASTTPRKQPPLSGGDLPRTSSAETLATMQAAVLTGETLWIGYVNAEGAATQRVIAPIRVEGGFVTAYDHTADEVRTYPLHRVTGVAELADD; from the coding sequence ATGAGCGACCCGGCATCCCCGCCCCGTTCCCTCGCGGAAGCGCTCCGCGCGCGGGACGACGCCTCCCTGGCCGTACTCCTGCGTGCCCGCCCCGACCTCATCACCCCCGTCCCGACGGACCTCACCCAGCTCGCGACAAGGGCCGGCACCCGCGCCTCCGTCGTCCGTGCCCTGGAGCGCCTGGATCGCTTCGCCCTGCAGACCGCCGAGGCCCTGGCCGTCGCCGCGGACCCGGCGCCGTACGAGGAGCTGCTCGGCCTGATGGCCGGCGACGAGGGCGACCCCGCCGTCGAGGGGGCCCTCCCCCGCGCCGTCGCCCTGCTGCGCGACCAGGCCCTGGTCTGGGGCGACGACGACCGGCTCCGTCTCGTCCGCACGGCCCTCGAGCTGCTCACGCCCACCCCGCAGCACCCGTCCCCCACGGGACTGGGCCCGGCCGTACGGGAAGCCACCTCGGGCATGTCCCCGGGCCGCATCCAGGAGATCGTCACCGCTGCCGGCCTGCCGTCCACCCACGACGCCGTCTCCGCCGTCACCGCGCTGACCGCCCTGTTCACCGACCGGCACCGGATGTCCGCCCTGCTCGCAGGCGCCCCCGCCGAATCCCTCGAGGTGCTGACCCGCCTGATCTGGGGCCCGCCGTACGGGCAGGTCACCGCCGATCCGGCGCCCCGGCTGCGCTGGCTCCTGGACCGCGGGCTGCTGCTGCCGACGACGCCGGGGACGGTCGTACTCCCCCGCGAAGTGGCCCTGCACCTGCGCGGCGGCCATGCACACCGCGCCACCGAGCCGCTGCCGCCCCCCGTGGAGGCCACGGCCATGCACCGTCCACAGGTTGTGGACGCGACGGCGGCCGGGCAGGCGTACACCGCGCTCGCCACCGTCGAGGAGCTGCTGAAGGACTGGGACGAGGGCGGCCCGGCGGTGCTGCGGGCCGGTGGGCTGAGCGTGCGCGATCTCAAGCGCACGGCCGTGGCGCTGGACGTCTCCGAGCCGGTCGCCGCGTTCTGGGTCGAGCTGACCTACGCCGCGGGGCTGCTCGCCTCCGACGGCGAGGCCGACGAGCGGTACGCGGCGACGCCCGCCTACGACGAGTGGCTGGAGCGGTCCCCGGACCGCCGCTGGACGCAGCTCGCGGAGGCCTGGCTGACGGCGACGCGGACGTCGGGCCTGGTCGGGGGGCGGGACGCCAAGGACCGTACGCTCTCCGCGCTCGGCCCCGGCCTCGACCGCTCGGCCGCCCCCGAGGTAAGGCACCGGGTCCTGACCCTGCTGGCCGGACTGTCGGAGGGCGCCGCCCCGAGCGCGGAGTCGGTACTGGCCCGGCTGCGCTGGGAACGCCCGCTGCGCGGCCCGCAGACCGGCGACGACCTGCGCGGTCAGCTGGCCCAGTGGACGCTCGCGGAGGCCGAGATGCTGGGCGTGACCGGCCGGGGCGCCCTGTCGGCACACGGCCGCGCCCTGCTGGGCGCACCGGAGCCGAGGCACCAGCAGGAGCCCCCCACCGGCCCCGGCGACAAACTCCCCGTCCACCACCGCCCCACCCCCACGACGGCCCCCCTCACCCCGCCCGAACAGGCGACAGCCTCCGCGGCGGCCGCCCGCCTGCTGGCCCCGCTCCTGCCCGAGCCCCTGGACCACGTCCTGCTCCAGGCGGACCTGACCGCGGTGGCCCCCGGCCCGCTGGAGCGCCCGCTCGCGGACATGCTCGGGGTGCTGGCGGACGTGGAGTCGAAGGGCGGCGCCACCGTCTTCCGCTTTACGCCCGGCTCGGTACGCCGCGCCCTGGACGCCGGCCAGTCCGCCTCCGATCTGCACGCCTTCCTCGCCGCGCACTCCCGTACGCCGGTGCCGCAGCCGCTGACGTATCTGATCGACGACGTGGCCCGTAAGCACGGCCATCTCCGGGTCGGCGCGGCCTCCGCGTACGTCCGCTGCGACGACGACGCCCTGCTCAACGAGATCCTCGCCGACAAGCGCGCCGCGGGCCTGCGCCTGCGCCGCCTCGCCCCGACCGTGCTCGCCACCCAGGCCGACCCGGCGGCCCTGCTGGACGGCCTGCGCGCGATGGGCTTCGCCCCGGCCGCCGAATCCGCCGAGGGCGACGTCCTGATCACCCGAGCCCTGTCCCACCGCACCCCACCCCGCACGGCCCCCGAACCGGTACCGGAAGGCCCCCCGATCCCGGACTCAACCTTGTTGTCGGCGGCGATCCGCGCGATCAGAGCGGGCGACATGGCCTCCACAACCCCCCGCAAACAGCCCCCGCTCTCCGGCGGCGACCTCCCCCGCACCAGCTCAGCCGAGACCCTCGCCACCATGCAGGCCGCCGTCCTCACCGGCGAGACCCTCTGGATCGGCTACGTCAACGCCGAGGGCGCCGCCACCCAACGCGTCATCGCCCCCATCCGCGTCGAGGGCGGCTTCGTCACGGCCTACGACCACACGGCGGACGAGGTACGGACGTATCCGTTGCACCGGGTGACCGGGGTGGCCGAGCTGGCGGACGACTGA
- a CDS encoding DNA repair helicase XPB — MNGPLIVQSDKTLLLEVDHEQADACRRAIAPFAELERAPEHIHTYRVTPLGLWNARAAGHDAEQVVDALVQYSRYPVPHALLVDIAETMDRYGRLTLSKHPAHGLVLTTTDRPVLEEILRSKRIMPLVGNRIDPDTVAVHPSERGQIKQTLLKLGWPAEDLAGYVDGEAHPIELVEDGWALRPYQKQAVENFWHGGSGVVVLPCGAGKTLVGAGSMAQAKSTTLILVTNTVSARQWKHELVKRTSLTEDEIGEYSGTKKEIRPVTIATYQVLTTRRKGVYPHLELFDSRDWGLILYDEVHLLPAPVFKFTADLQARRRLGLTATLVREDGRESDVFSLIGPKRFDAPWKEIEAQGYIAPADCVEVRVNLTDAERLAYATAEQEEKYRYCATTDTKRKVTEALVRRFAGQQILVIGQYIDQLDELGEHLNAPVIKGETSNAQREKLFDAFRQGEISVLVVSKVANFSIDLPEATVAIQVSGTFGSRQEEAQRLGRVLRPKADGHQAHFYSVVARDTLDQDFAAHRQRFLAEQGYAYRIVDADELLAES; from the coding sequence GTGAACGGACCGTTGATCGTCCAGTCCGACAAGACCCTGCTCCTGGAAGTCGACCATGAGCAGGCCGACGCATGCCGTCGGGCCATCGCTCCGTTCGCCGAGCTGGAGCGGGCGCCGGAGCATATTCACACCTATCGGGTGACCCCGCTCGGGCTGTGGAACGCGCGTGCCGCCGGGCATGACGCCGAGCAGGTCGTGGACGCGCTCGTGCAGTACAGCCGGTATCCGGTGCCGCACGCGCTGCTCGTCGACATCGCCGAGACCATGGACCGGTACGGCAGGCTGACGCTCTCCAAGCACCCCGCGCACGGGCTGGTCCTGACGACCACCGACCGTCCGGTGCTGGAGGAGATCCTGCGCTCCAAGCGGATCATGCCGCTGGTCGGCAATCGGATCGACCCGGACACCGTCGCCGTGCATCCCTCCGAGCGCGGGCAGATCAAGCAGACGCTGCTGAAGCTGGGCTGGCCGGCCGAGGATCTCGCCGGGTACGTCGACGGCGAGGCGCATCCGATCGAGCTGGTCGAGGACGGCTGGGCGCTCAGGCCGTACCAGAAGCAGGCCGTGGAGAACTTCTGGCACGGCGGGTCCGGGGTCGTCGTACTCCCCTGTGGTGCCGGTAAGACGCTGGTCGGCGCCGGGTCCATGGCGCAGGCGAAGTCGACCACGCTGATCCTCGTCACCAACACCGTCTCCGCCCGGCAGTGGAAGCACGAGCTGGTGAAGCGGACCTCGCTCACCGAGGACGAGATCGGCGAGTACAGCGGGACGAAGAAGGAGATCCGGCCCGTCACCATCGCGACGTACCAGGTGCTGACGACCAGGCGGAAGGGCGTCTATCCGCACCTGGAGCTGTTCGACTCCCGGGACTGGGGGCTGATCCTCTACGACGAGGTGCATCTGCTGCCCGCGCCCGTCTTCAAGTTCACCGCCGATCTGCAGGCGCGGCGGCGGCTCGGGCTGACCGCGACCCTCGTCCGTGAGGACGGGCGCGAGTCGGATGTCTTCTCGCTCATCGGCCCGAAGCGGTTCGACGCTCCCTGGAAGGAGATCGAGGCGCAGGGGTACATCGCGCCCGCGGACTGCGTGGAGGTCCGGGTGAACCTCACCGACGCCGAGCGGCTCGCCTACGCCACCGCCGAGCAGGAGGAGAAGTACCGCTACTGCGCGACGACCGACACCAAGCGCAAGGTCACCGAGGCTCTGGTACGGCGTTTCGCGGGCCAGCAGATCCTGGTCATCGGCCAGTACATCGACCAACTCGACGAACTGGGCGAGCACTTGAACGCCCCCGTCATCAAGGGCGAGACCTCCAACGCCCAGCGCGAGAAGCTCTTCGACGCCTTCCGGCAGGGCGAGATCAGCGTGCTGGTCGTGTCCAAGGTCGCGAACTTCTCCATCGACCTGCCGGAGGCCACGGTCGCCATCCAGGTGTCGGGCACCTTCGGCTCCCGCCAGGAGGAGGCGCAGCGCCTCGGCCGCGTCCTGCGTCCCAAGGCCGACGGCCACCAGGCCCACTTCTACTCGGTGGTCGCCCGCGACACCCTCGACCAGGACTTCGCCGCCCATCGCCAGCGCTTCCTGGCCGAGCAGGGGTACGCATACCGGATCGTGGACGCGGACGAGCTCCTCGCGGAGAGCTGA
- a CDS encoding HelD family protein has protein sequence MSTPADDPLSRERSHLASSRAALRAMREDVEALDIRDVTANWVNAEVLAHQIDERIKALADLSHTPLFFGRLDYLTQSERFYIGRRHVHDAVGDPMVIDWRAPVSQPFYRASKKDPMDVALRRRFGYTGGDLTAYEDEHLSDPAEAARTSKLLQQEIERPRVGPMRDIVATIQPEQDEIVRSGLGGTVCVQGGPGTGKTAVGLHRVAYLLYAHRERLARTGTLVIGPNRSFLSYIEQVLPALGELTVRQATVDDLVGQVEVRGTDDAAAAIVKGDARMAEVLRRALYSHVTMPTEGVVVVRGSRRWRVPSYELEEIVRELLDREIRYGAAREALPQRIAHAVLVQMERSGEAPDDRVQDAVARNTAVKAAVKAIWPVVEPAKLVLRLLTDAEFLAEHSEGVLSEEERKLILWARPVRSVKSAKWAAADAVLIDEATDLIQRTHSLGHVVLDEAQDLSPMQYRAVGRRCTTGSATVLGDLAQGTTPWATRSWAEALSHLGKPEGVVEELTAGFRVPTDVITYASRLLPHIAPGLTPVASVRENPGFFEVRSVGDTAEVVSACEELLRNEGSTGLIAADARIPELSEALGAAGIGYLSPGEETTSQTRLTLVPASLAKGLEYDYVVLDEPRAVVDGEPDERTGLRRLYVTLTRAVSGLIVTHGAPLPPELTA, from the coding sequence TTGTCCACGCCCGCCGACGACCCCCTCTCCCGTGAGCGTTCCCACCTCGCCTCCTCCCGCGCCGCCCTGCGTGCGATGCGCGAGGACGTCGAGGCGCTCGACATCAGGGACGTCACCGCGAACTGGGTCAACGCCGAAGTGCTCGCCCACCAGATCGACGAGCGGATCAAGGCGCTGGCCGACCTGAGCCACACGCCATTGTTCTTCGGCCGCCTCGACTATCTGACACAGAGCGAGCGGTTCTACATCGGGCGCCGGCATGTGCACGATGCCGTCGGCGATCCGATGGTGATCGACTGGCGGGCGCCGGTGTCGCAGCCGTTCTACCGAGCGTCCAAGAAGGACCCGATGGACGTGGCGCTGCGCCGCCGTTTCGGTTACACGGGCGGCGATCTCACCGCGTACGAGGACGAGCATCTGTCGGATCCGGCGGAGGCCGCGCGGACCAGCAAGCTGCTCCAGCAGGAGATCGAGCGTCCGCGTGTGGGCCCGATGCGGGACATCGTCGCGACGATCCAGCCGGAGCAGGACGAGATCGTACGGTCCGGTCTGGGCGGGACCGTGTGTGTGCAGGGAGGTCCCGGGACCGGAAAAACGGCGGTCGGTCTGCACCGGGTGGCGTACCTGCTGTATGCCCACCGCGAGCGGCTGGCCCGCACCGGGACGCTGGTTATCGGACCGAACCGGTCCTTCCTCAGCTACATCGAGCAAGTCCTCCCCGCCCTCGGTGAGTTGACGGTCCGACAGGCGACCGTGGACGACCTCGTCGGGCAGGTGGAGGTGCGCGGTACGGACGACGCGGCGGCGGCGATCGTCAAGGGTGACGCGAGGATGGCGGAGGTGTTGCGGCGGGCGCTGTACTCGCATGTGACGATGCCGACGGAGGGGGTCGTGGTGGTGCGGGGATCGCGCCGCTGGCGGGTGCCGTCGTACGAACTCGAGGAGATCGTCCGGGAGTTGCTGGACCGGGAGATCCGTTACGGAGCGGCGCGGGAGGCGCTGCCGCAGCGGATCGCGCATGCGGTGCTGGTGCAGATGGAGCGTTCGGGGGAGGCGCCGGACGATCGGGTGCAGGACGCGGTGGCGCGCAATACGGCGGTGAAGGCGGCCGTGAAGGCGATCTGGCCGGTGGTGGAGCCGGCGAAGCTGGTGCTGCGGTTGCTGACGGATGCGGAGTTCCTTGCGGAGCACTCGGAGGGGGTGCTGAGCGAGGAGGAGCGGAAGCTGATCCTCTGGGCTCGGCCGGTGCGGTCGGTGAAGTCGGCGAAGTGGGCCGCGGCGGATGCGGTGCTGATCGACGAGGCGACGGATCTGATCCAGCGGACGCATTCGCTGGGGCATGTGGTGCTGGACGAGGCGCAGGATCTGTCGCCGATGCAGTACCGGGCGGTGGGGCGGCGGTGTACGACGGGGTCGGCGACGGTGCTGGGGGATCTGGCGCAGGGGACGACGCCGTGGGCGACGCGGAGTTGGGCGGAGGCGCTGTCCCATCTGGGGAAGCCGGAAGGGGTGGTGGAGGAACTGACGGCGGGTTTCCGAGTCCCGACGGACGTGATCACGTACGCCTCGCGCTTGCTGCCGCACATCGCGCCAGGGCTTACACCGGTGGCCTCGGTCCGTGAGAATCCCGGCTTCTTCGAGGTGCGGTCGGTGGGTGATACGGCGGAAGTCGTGAGTGCGTGTGAGGAGTTGCTGCGGAACGAGGGCTCGACGGGGCTGATCGCGGCGGATGCGCGTATCCCGGAACTGTCGGAGGCGCTGGGGGCGGCGGGGATCGGGTACCTGTCCCCCGGCGAGGAGACGACGTCGCAGACCCGGCTGACGCTGGTCCCGGCATCGCTGGCGAAGGGTCTGGAGTACGACTACGTGGTCCTGGACGAACCCCGGGCGGTGGTGGACGGCGAGCCGGACGAACGGACGGGCTTGCGGCGGCTGTACGTCACGCTGACGCGAGCGGTATCGGGCCTGATCGTGACGCATGGGGCGCCCCTGCCGCCTGAGCTGACGGCCTGA
- a CDS encoding copper homeostasis protein CutC codes for MSKRALLEVIALDVEDAVAAQAGGADRLELVTDIAADGLTPSAATVAGIRAAVDIPVRVMLRLADGFAAGDVDRLVGVAGEMRGVGAEEFVLGFLDADGGVDLDAVERVVGVLGGCRWTFHRAIDRAGDRDALRKALDGLPGLDTYLTAGSAVGVDEGLPTLLAEAARGGEPGYEQRILVGGGLRLEHVPYLLSAGIDAFHIGGAARPGGWAGPVSEAAVGEWRGVLDGG; via the coding sequence ATGAGCAAGCGTGCACTCCTGGAGGTGATCGCCCTCGACGTCGAGGACGCGGTCGCCGCCCAGGCCGGAGGCGCGGACCGCCTCGAACTGGTCACCGACATCGCGGCCGACGGGCTGACTCCGTCGGCCGCGACCGTGGCGGGGATTCGGGCCGCGGTGGATATTCCGGTGCGGGTGATGTTGCGGTTGGCGGACGGGTTCGCGGCGGGGGATGTGGACCGGCTGGTGGGGGTTGCCGGGGAGATGCGGGGGGTGGGGGCCGAGGAGTTCGTGCTCGGGTTCCTCGACGCGGACGGGGGTGTCGACCTGGATGCGGTGGAGCGGGTTGTGGGGGTGCTGGGCGGGTGCCGGTGGACGTTTCACCGGGCGATCGACCGGGCGGGGGATCGGGATGCGCTGCGGAAGGCGCTGGACGGTTTGCCGGGGCTGGACACGTATCTGACGGCGGGGTCTGCGGTGGGGGTGGACGAGGGCTTGCCTACGTTGCTGGCGGAGGCGGCGCGGGGTGGGGAGCCGGGGTACGAGCAGCGGATCCTGGTGGGTGGGGGGTTGCGGCTGGAGCATGTGCCGTATCTGCTGTCGGCCGGGATCGACGCGTTCCATATCGGCGGGGCGGCTCGGCCGGGGGGCTGGGCCGGGCCGGTGTCGGAGGCGGCGGTGGGGGAGTGGCGGGGGGTGCTGGACGGGGGCTGA
- a CDS encoding maleylpyruvate isomerase family mycothiol-dependent enzyme gives MTDKWVRDPELPGRLLTVERDELVPMLRGRGEADFAVPVGACPGWSVRDVLAHCSAALMRVVEGRFEKGVFSPESNDRDIAERAEWSSARIVDELERGMTEAGPVMAKAGGALDGIALGEWVHAGDVREAWGEPGAYTGAGLPYALTLLSEVTRSRGHLPLHADLDDIDEPLRLGADSGERTPARFIGDAATLVRLYSGRRPVGGVSYELAGAEEGELNIFG, from the coding sequence ATGACTGACAAGTGGGTACGGGATCCGGAGTTGCCGGGGCGTCTGCTGACCGTGGAGCGGGACGAACTGGTGCCGATGTTGCGCGGCCGTGGTGAGGCGGACTTCGCGGTGCCCGTCGGGGCGTGTCCGGGGTGGTCGGTGCGGGATGTGCTGGCGCATTGTTCGGCCGCGTTGATGCGAGTGGTGGAAGGACGGTTCGAGAAGGGGGTCTTCTCGCCCGAGTCGAACGACCGGGACATCGCCGAACGGGCCGAGTGGTCGTCCGCGCGGATCGTGGACGAACTGGAACGGGGGATGACCGAGGCCGGGCCGGTGATGGCGAAGGCGGGCGGGGCGCTGGACGGGATCGCGCTCGGGGAGTGGGTGCATGCGGGGGATGTCCGGGAGGCGTGGGGTGAGCCCGGGGCGTACACGGGTGCCGGCCTCCCCTACGCCCTGACCTTGCTGTCCGAGGTCACCCGCTCCCGAGGGCATCTGCCTCTCCACGCCGACCTGGACGACATCGACGAGCCGCTGCGGCTCGGCGCGGACTCCGGGGAGCGGACGCCGGCACGGTTCATCGGGGACGCGGCGACTCTTGTACGGCTGTACTCGGGGCGGCGGCCGGTGGGCGGGGTGTCGTACGAGCTGGCGGGGGCGGAGGAGGGGGAGCTGAACATCTTCGGGTGA
- a CDS encoding HD domain-containing protein, with protein MADLDDLRSRWLRTLLAARGDDSSAIAPETPERYGDALLKRWCEPQRHYHTLEHLSAVLDHIDVLEEYADDPAAVRLAAWFHDAVYLPDRSENEERSARLAERALPEAGVPAERTAEVARLVRLTVTHDPADDDRNGQVLCDADLAILAAPPFAYAAYTAAVREEYHFVPSDAFRAGRSAILRQLLDLPRLFRTPYGQEKWEATARYNLTSELEMLSLPSTPSA; from the coding sequence ATGGCAGATCTCGACGACCTCCGCTCCCGTTGGCTGCGCACCCTGCTCGCGGCGCGGGGGGACGACTCCAGCGCGATCGCCCCGGAAACCCCGGAACGGTACGGCGACGCGCTGCTCAAGCGCTGGTGCGAGCCGCAGCGGCACTACCACACCCTGGAGCACCTCTCAGCCGTCCTCGACCACATCGACGTACTGGAGGAATACGCCGACGACCCCGCCGCCGTGCGCCTCGCCGCCTGGTTCCATGACGCCGTCTATCTGCCGGACCGCTCCGAGAACGAGGAGCGCTCCGCCCGCCTCGCCGAGCGCGCACTCCCCGAAGCCGGCGTACCCGCAGAGCGCACCGCCGAAGTCGCCCGTCTCGTCCGCCTCACCGTCACCCATGACCCCGCCGACGACGACCGCAACGGCCAGGTCCTGTGCGACGCCGATCTCGCGATCCTCGCCGCGCCGCCCTTCGCGTACGCCGCCTACACGGCCGCCGTCCGCGAGGAGTACCACTTCGTGCCGAGCGACGCCTTCCGCGCGGGCCGGTCCGCGATCCTGCGCCAACTGCTCGATCTGCCACGGCTGTTCAGGACCCCGTACGGACAGGAGAAGTGGGAGGCCACCGCCCGCTACAACCTCACCTCGGAACTCGAAATGCTCTCGCTCCCTTCCACCCCGTCCGCATAG
- a CDS encoding GNAT family N-acetyltransferase — protein sequence MRHMGGERVQEAVAGSVALLRTAVEKDWDTVKAARSDWSCREAAIHIAYDLIVYAGRLAGRGHSSHVPLRIHPDDTAGNEGLLHAIETTGTLLTATIRTTPRHIRAHHPCPFHTANPEGFAALGVGEVLLHTYDIAEALGLVYEPPAELAEFALTRLLPQVQPGPTPWSTLLWATGRGELADRAPVTSWYWINNLVVPAERLNLESLTPAAAADLAAGGDGGYEWARGGPYDGTREASGMLLKAYEAGVHRPEFGVFVLVRHEDDRAVGALGFHGAPDEEGRVEIGYDLAESARGNGYATEALRALATWALARDDVHTLLATVDHDNRASQAVVTRAGFVRATVEEERAMGESREANGPLQVYVRTA from the coding sequence ATGCGACACATGGGCGGGGAACGCGTTCAGGAAGCCGTGGCGGGCTCGGTGGCCCTGCTGCGGACGGCGGTCGAGAAGGACTGGGACACGGTCAAGGCCGCCCGGTCCGACTGGAGTTGCCGGGAGGCGGCGATCCATATCGCCTACGACCTCATCGTCTACGCCGGTCGGCTCGCGGGGCGGGGGCACAGCAGCCATGTCCCGCTGAGGATCCATCCCGACGACACCGCCGGGAACGAAGGCCTCCTCCACGCCATCGAAACCACCGGCACCCTGCTCACCGCCACCATCCGCACCACCCCCCGCCACATCCGCGCCCACCACCCCTGCCCCTTCCACACCGCGAACCCGGAAGGCTTCGCCGCCCTCGGCGTCGGCGAGGTGCTGCTGCACACGTACGACATCGCCGAGGCCCTGGGTCTGGTGTACGAACCCCCCGCCGAACTCGCCGAGTTCGCGCTCACCCGGCTCCTTCCGCAGGTCCAGCCCGGGCCCACCCCGTGGAGCACCCTCCTGTGGGCCACCGGCCGCGGTGAACTCGCCGACCGCGCGCCCGTCACCAGCTGGTACTGGATCAACAACCTCGTCGTCCCCGCCGAGCGGCTCAACCTGGAGAGCCTCACCCCCGCCGCAGCGGCCGACCTCGCCGCGGGCGGCGACGGCGGCTACGAGTGGGCCCGGGGCGGCCCCTACGACGGCACCCGCGAGGCCTCCGGGATGTTGCTCAAGGCGTACGAAGCGGGCGTGCACCGCCCGGAGTTCGGCGTCTTCGTCCTCGTACGACATGAGGACGACCGCGCGGTCGGCGCCCTCGGCTTTCATGGCGCCCCGGACGAGGAGGGCCGGGTCGAGATCGGGTACGACCTGGCGGAGTCCGCGCGCGGCAACGGCTATGCGACGGAGGCGCTGCGCGCACTGGCGACGTGGGCGCTGGCCAGGGATGACGTACACACCCTGCTGGCGACGGTAGATCACGACAACCGGGCGTCGCAGGCCGTGGTCACCCGGGCCGGATTCGTCCGGGCCACCGTCGAGGAGGAGCGGGCGATGGGCGAGAGCCGCGAGGCGAACGGGCCGCTCCAGGTCTACGTACGTACGGCCTAG
- a CDS encoding DUF4031 domain-containing protein, with protein MTVYIDPPTWPGHGRMWSHLVSDVSYAELHAFAEQVGVPRRAFERDHYDIPSHRYADVVAAGAVEVSSREIVRMLNGSGLRRPKGRA; from the coding sequence GTGACGGTCTACATCGACCCGCCCACCTGGCCGGGCCACGGCCGGATGTGGTCCCACCTCGTCAGCGATGTCTCCTACGCCGAACTGCACGCGTTCGCCGAGCAGGTGGGCGTCCCCCGACGCGCCTTCGAGCGGGACCACTACGACATACCGTCGCACCGGTACGCGGATGTGGTGGCCGCCGGGGCGGTGGAGGTCAGCAGCCGGGAGATCGTGCGGATGCTGAACGGGTCGGGGTTGCGGAGGCCGAAGGGGCGGGCCTAG
- a CDS encoding MurR/RpiR family transcriptional regulator has translation MTQHVKETFGTRQGQGSGQAGPAAGPPPAPAALAAKVRTLAPSMTRSMQRVAEAVASDPAGCAALTVTGLAELTGTSEATVVRTARLLGYPGYRDLRLALAGLAAQQQSGRAPAITTDIAVDDPIADVVAKLAYDEQQTLADTAAGLDTAQLGAAVTALAGARRIDVYGVGASGLVAQDLTQKLLRIGLIAHAHSDPHLAVTNAVQLRGGDVAIAITHSGSTGDVIEPLRVAFEHGATTVAITGRPDGPVAQYADHVLTTSTARESELRPAAMSSRTSQLLVVDCLFVGVAQRTYETAAPALSASYEALAHRHRRH, from the coding sequence GTGACCCAGCACGTGAAGGAAACTTTCGGGACAAGGCAGGGGCAGGGCTCGGGGCAGGCCGGTCCGGCCGCCGGTCCACCTCCCGCCCCCGCCGCCCTCGCGGCCAAGGTGCGCACGCTGGCGCCGTCCATGACCCGTTCCATGCAGCGGGTCGCCGAGGCCGTCGCCAGCGACCCGGCCGGCTGCGCGGCGCTCACCGTCACCGGTCTCGCCGAGCTCACCGGCACCAGCGAGGCCACCGTCGTACGCACCGCCCGACTGCTCGGTTACCCCGGCTACCGCGATCTGCGCCTCGCGCTCGCCGGACTCGCCGCCCAGCAGCAGTCCGGGCGGGCGCCCGCGATCACGACGGACATCGCGGTGGACGACCCGATCGCCGACGTCGTCGCCAAACTCGCCTACGACGAGCAGCAGACCCTCGCCGACACCGCGGCCGGACTCGACACGGCCCAGCTCGGCGCGGCGGTCACCGCGCTGGCCGGTGCCCGCCGGATCGATGTGTACGGCGTCGGGGCGTCCGGGCTCGTCGCGCAGGACCTCACGCAGAAGCTGCTGCGCATAGGGCTGATAGCCCACGCGCACAGCGATCCGCATCTGGCCGTGACGAACGCGGTGCAGCTGCGCGGCGGCGACGTGGCGATCGCGATCACCCACTCCGGGTCCACCGGCGATGTCATCGAGCCGCTGCGCGTGGCCTTCGAGCACGGGGCCACCACGGTGGCGATCACCGGACGCCCGGACGGGCCGGTCGCCCAGTACGCCGATCACGTGCTGACCACATCCACCGCACGTGAGAGCGAGCTGCGCCCCGCGGCCATGTCGTCCCGGACCAGTCAACTGCTGGTGGTGGACTGTCTGTTCGTGGGCGTGGCCCAGCGGACGTACGAGACCGCCGCGCCCGCGCTGTCGGCGTCCTACGAGGCGTTGGCCCACCGGCACCGGCGACACTGA